The Rhodopirellula bahusiensis genome has a window encoding:
- a CDS encoding cupin domain-containing protein, whose product MGDGTQIADSPNREPVVLHRSDWASHDQHWKGVVQGGDIGTGVTVLFYRTDEIGVGPLWHVHPYDEMFIVRSGHALFTIGEKKVEAKAGDILLGPANVPHKYHNLGPGTLETTDIHVSDRWIQTDLDDPELMAD is encoded by the coding sequence ATGGGCGACGGCACTCAAATTGCTGACTCACCAAATCGTGAGCCGGTTGTTCTTCACCGTTCCGACTGGGCGTCGCACGATCAACATTGGAAGGGCGTCGTTCAGGGAGGGGATATCGGGACGGGAGTGACGGTGTTGTTCTATCGCACCGACGAGATTGGAGTTGGGCCTCTCTGGCACGTTCATCCCTACGACGAAATGTTCATCGTTCGCAGCGGTCACGCTCTCTTCACGATTGGTGAGAAGAAGGTCGAAGCCAAAGCGGGCGACATCTTGCTCGGCCCAGCCAATGTGCCCCACAAATATCACAACCTCGGACCTGGGACGCTCGAGACAACCGACATTCACGTCTCCGACCGCTGGATCCAAACCGATCTCGATGACCCTGAGCTGATGGCTGACTGA
- a CDS encoding IS1096 element passenger TnpR family protein: MADFTPTQGRYLSYIHAYTAGFGLPPAESEIAEAIGVSPPSVNQMMKMLQKKGLIHREPGVPRSIQILIDESLIPKWSGGKITRVVREWVMTNPDTKKQARPTLANKKHKPPAEIYVIKITLSGSKPPIWRRIETGDVSLAKLHELIQAAMGWTNSHLHQFVIGEACYVDPRGLEHGMMEWAQSYSGITIAKLVAMQGAKLKMQYDYDFGDGWEHKIVLEKIVVPKPDVTYPRCTAGKNACPPEDVGGIWGYYEYLEALSNPKHPEHEEHMQWSGPFDATEFDNLEATHLMQTGMPSW; encoded by the coding sequence ATGGCCGATTTCACCCCAACCCAGGGCCGGTATCTTTCTTACATCCATGCCTACACCGCTGGTTTCGGTTTGCCGCCCGCGGAATCTGAAATTGCGGAGGCCATCGGTGTCTCACCACCGTCGGTCAACCAGATGATGAAGATGCTGCAAAAGAAAGGACTCATTCATCGCGAGCCTGGGGTTCCACGATCGATTCAGATTCTCATTGACGAATCGCTGATCCCCAAATGGTCTGGCGGCAAGATCACTCGGGTCGTCCGTGAGTGGGTGATGACGAATCCCGATACAAAGAAGCAAGCCCGGCCAACTCTCGCGAACAAGAAACACAAGCCACCCGCTGAAATCTACGTCATCAAGATCACGCTGTCGGGTTCCAAACCGCCGATTTGGCGACGCATCGAAACTGGTGACGTTTCCCTCGCCAAACTGCATGAGTTGATTCAGGCCGCAATGGGCTGGACGAACTCTCACCTGCATCAGTTTGTAATCGGGGAAGCCTGCTATGTGGATCCGCGTGGTCTCGAGCATGGGATGATGGAGTGGGCCCAATCCTACTCAGGAATCACGATTGCTAAGCTGGTTGCAATGCAAGGTGCCAAACTGAAGATGCAATACGACTATGATTTCGGCGATGGCTGGGAACACAAAATCGTGCTGGAGAAAATCGTTGTTCCCAAACCCGACGTCACCTATCCACGTTGCACCGCCGGTAAAAACGCGTGTCCGCCGGAGGACGTTGGCGGCATCTGGGGCTACTACGAATACCTCGAAGCGCTCAGCAATCCCAAGCATCCTGAGCATGAGGAGCACATGCAATGGAGCGGCCCATTCGACGCGACTGAATTTGACAATTTAGAAGCAACGCATCTCATGCAGACGGGAATGCCGTCCTGGTAG